TAACCAGTTCTAATGTGATGCAAGTGACCCTGAACTACTGGGAAAGTACTGAGACGTGTAACATGACGCTGTTTGTCAGTGATTGAGTAATATCCTATTTGTTTAAACGTTTAAACTAAACGCCGATCCACTCTTAAACTAAACGCCGATCCACTCTTAAACTAACTCTCAAAGCATGTGTTGAAGGACAAGCCTATGTGCTCCGAAAGATAATTCTCGTTTAAAAGAAAATTCGGTAACACTGCGTATAATCCATGCCCTGTGTAAATACCATCGAGGATAATGAAAACTGTCTGGTGTTTGGAAACTATACTTTTGGTTATTAAGTTGCTGAGGTCTGTGTATCCTGTCTTTGGATTAGTGTGTAACTGCTGATACAGCAGAGGCATATGGCCTGTTGTACTGACCTTGATGACACAGTGCGAGTACATTTTTATATGGTGTCAGTGAGTCGCCATTGAAGGAGCGCTATCTGTTTGGTGAAGTGTGAAGTATTGCATGGGAAGGTAACTgaatgtgatgtttgtctagAAACTGCCGAGTCAGATCACAGTGAGCTGCTCCAGTCTCTGAATAAGAAGCTGCTTCGCTCTCTGGAGGACAAGGTCGCCCTCCCCAATCCCAGCGTGCACCTGGCCCTACGACTGTCCACTCATCACAACCTCGACAAAGAGAATAGACACCTCAATGCGCTGAAAACACGGCTACACGATGACATCCAGAGGTACCCGTGCACCTAGTCCAACACCTCGTCGTTTCGTATCAAGGGAACACTTCCAGCGCAGAACCCTTCACATTTTTGATAGCGTTTCTGGAACATATGGATTATTGTTGTGCTGTATTATTGCACATGAAACAGACTCATAGGGTCTTGCTCCCCCAGCTCTCTGTCTAGGGGCCAGGCTGTGTCTGGACGGCTTGCCCTCTACGTGCTGGCTCTGAAGGCTTCCTGTTACGACCTGAACTCACTGACCTTCACGCTCAACCAGAAGAGCGAGACCCTGCTGACTCACCTGAAGAGACagatggagcaggagaaggaacACATCGCCTGTGAGTGCTCAGCGTTAGATCTAGAAGAACACCCACCTGTTTGTTGTTCTGGAATAAAAGCGTcccgctaaatgaatacattacggTTATCACATTATTTAAAGGGCAACGCAATCCTAAACAAGCCAACTAGGAATAACTACCATGACTGTAAGACACTGTTGCTACGATAACTGTGACTTAGAAACTTCAATAACACCTTTAACGatgcctcctctgctccataGTCAGCCACCGGCCCTTGACCACCTACTATCAGTACTCTCTGGGCGTGctaggtctgtgtgtgagcgGGGTCCGCGTCAACGCGCACGTCAGCAACAAGCTCATCAAGGCCGTGGAGCACGGCCACATTAAAAATGGCGACTTGGACTGTATCGGTGAGTGTGACCGAGGATACCGCCTCAAACGTGTCTCTCCAAGCTGGAAGTCTCGTCTGTAACAGTTCGGTAAAGAGAAGCCCTTGGTGGGGCACCCCGGTAGCTCACCGGATAACTGTGAGTGTCGTGTAGCCTGAGGCCTTCCcacactgcctctctccctgcatttcCTGTCACATGTCACTTGAAACTGTCCAATAGAGCATGAGAAAACCAAATACAATcacacactgtatatatatataagatggCCGTCGCTTGGTTCCGTCTCTCCAGACAGCTTAGCCATGGCTGGGATGGCGTTGCAGTGCGTGAAGAACGCTGGGCAGCCGGGTCAGGCCTCGCTGGATCAAGCCCTGGCCACCATTAAAGACAAGCTCCTCACCTCCAGACGGGCTGATGGTCACATTGGTAACAAGTACAGCACAGGCCTGGCAGTACAGGTAACCATGaggccactccctctctccagactgGAGTAATGATGACATATGAGGGGATGGgtgcagctcagtggttagagcatctgTCTCAGGTTTATCTAACCACCTCTCTTGtccattgctttggataaaagtgtgtgCTAATTAAACAATATCACATTTTAATGTATGTTTTGTTCATGAATGAGATGTCTTCATAACCTACACATGCGACTATCGAAGAAAGTTGTATTTCCTAAACCCTGTCCCTGACGCTAACCTGAGtcgtttgtgttgtgtgtcgaCTGCTTCACAGGCCCTTCTGGCGATGGGTAGCCAGGTAGACGAGTGTGCTGCGTCTATGACAGCCATGAGATCAGACGCCCAGGGGGGAACCTACTCCAACCCCATGGCCGTGTCCCAGACCCTGCCTGCCCTCCAGCGCACCTCCTACCTGCAGCTGAAGGACAAGCAGTGCCGCGACGAGGACGGTGAGCACAGGAAGATTACGTTGCACAAAGatcagctcagtggttagagcaatTGTACCCCCATCTGTACGTCGCCTGGGATGCCTGCTTAAGGAAAACATTACGTTGGATTCTTGTTGGTTACATTATAATATAAAGGCAAATGTAGTCAGTCGTTATAGGTTACGGTCTGATTCTCCCACTCCCGTGGCTTGGTTTGGGCTCCCCCTGCAGGCAGCCTGGTGCTGGAGCCTAGGGACCCCGTGGTGGTGCTGCCCAGACGCGCCCAGGTGGGGctgcaggtggaggtggtgaaGTCCAATGGGGCGGCCGCCGTCTTCCAGGTGGACGTCCCGACCGGATCCTCTCTGCTCGACGCCCTGGAACTCCTCCAGCAGAAGAACAAAGACTTCACGTCAGTCAAACAcctttttttctattttaatTTTTAAAATGTAGCTATATCTTTTTGTGTACCTTGATTCGCAGTTGGAGATAAGAGACGATTGTAAAAACTTAAAATGTATATCCTTGTCAGATCATTCAACCCAGGACAATGACAGGTTGTGTGAcaacacacagggtcagggcTGTTAAGTAACTTGTCAACTTGAAGAAGCAGAACCTGATGGCTCCTGTcccttgtccccccccctccctccctccccccgcccccctggggCCCCTGTCTGCAGGTTTAAGAAGGAGCACAGCCTGTGGGGGCCCTTCCTGAGTgcggtgaacaaggagaacgcCAGGCAGACAGATCGTAGATACTGGCAGCTCTCCTCCGACGGTGCTGCTCTCAGTCACGGTAAGAACACAGTAATAGACggagcaatcacacacacacacacatacatactttgAACCAAGGTGGTCCATCTGGTTTAGTTCTTTTTGCAACTGAACAGTGATCGGTCTCTTTTTCAGGGATCGTCGACTTCAAGATAGAGAAAGCTCAGCACATCACCATCAGAAACGCAGTCTACTGAAAGACTGGGGGAGGAGACGAGCGGTTCAACTTCTTGTAGTCTGTTGGTTAATCAGCATGTGAGAGTGTCAGAACTGCCTGGAGATGAAGGCGAAGGAGGAGGGAAATAGTTTGATTATTTTGATTCACATGCTCCAGCTCACCACATGTAAATCTCTCAGTATAAGAGATTATGGTAAGAGATTTATCACCATAGTTATCCTGTTGTGTCCTATTAATCTTAAATCAGATTATTTTAATTTCAGTTAACCTCAGTTTAATAGGGCTCTTGCAGTTTTGATTACTATGACTGAGTGACAtgacatttgtattttgtatataatTGCTCTTATATCCAAAATAGTTAAATGACTAATTTGTTTTTAATAAACGGGTTTGGATGTTTACATGACTTGTTTGAGTGCATTTATCTCTAAAAGGGACGAGAGGAGGTTGTGTCAGAAGCTGACTGCAGGGGGCAGTAAAGGTCTGTTTCGTTCGCCCAGGAAAAAAACCCGGAAACAAAACGTCTCAATCATAACCTTATGGCGCCGGTAGAACACGTGAGGGACCAAAGCTTGTGAAACCTTTCTCTTTTGAAAAGTTCAGATGCTTCTAAATGGCATAATGCCGTCATGGTGGTCGCAATGTTATCAAAGTACCGCTGCCTTTTGTTGAGTGCAACTGCGAAGCGGTTTATCGGTTCTGAACACAGGCGGATTCTGAGCTCAACCATGGCTAGATGGGCGACCAAGTGCTCACTGTCGAGTTTGACTAGTCAAGTAAAGAGGGTATCTATTGAAGGCAACATTGGTAAGTGACTTCAAACCTTAAAGAAGCTTGACATTGAAGTCAGTCACGATACAGACCAAATCGAAATCAATATTTATTTCGTCTTTGCGTGTCAGCTGTGGGGAAGTCAACCTTCGCTCGGCTTCTGCAGGCAGCTAAGCCGGACTGGGAAGTTGTCTCTGAACCCATTAGTAAATGGCAAGCAATAGAGAGCAGCTCTAGCCAGGTAAGATAACCCCAATgtacaaaaaatacatttacaatttaAATCCAAAGTGACGTACAGATAGTCCTGAAAACCAGCAGTATGTACCACAAATTGACCTGACATCGCTCGTTGTTTCAGCAGAGcgacccagcctcccagccctccGTCAGTAACCTCCTGGATATGATGTACCAAGATCCTAAGCGCTGGTCTTACACCTTCCAGACCTTCTCGTGCATGACCCGCCTGCGGACCCAGCTGCAGCCTCCGCCGGCCCGCCTGCTCAGCTCCCAGGATGCACCTGTGCAGGTGTTTGAACGCTCGGTATACAGTGACAGGTGGGCTAAACGGGAGCATTTTCAGGCAGTGTGACCTATTCAGATGCAAGGTATACCTCAGTGGAAGAGAGTTTGACtggatcaagaggtcacagatTTAAACCACACCCCTGTACGTGGCTTTGAataaaatcaaaacaaacactAGCTGCTTGTGGTCTCTAGGTACATCTTTGCCCTGAACATGCTTGAGCTGGGCTGCATCAACGCTACAGAGTGGGCGGTCTACCAGGACTGGCACTCCTTCCTGGTGGAGCAGTTTGGCAaccaggtggagctggagggcgTTATCTACCTCAGGGCCCCCCCACAGGTagccatggacacacacacacacacacgcatcatacctctctctttgacacacacatatcatCTCTCTCTGACACGTTAATGTTCAGTGTTTAGTAGAGCTTGATAGTGTTCATGTACAGTGTTCAGTAGTAGCTGGTAGTGTTAATGTACAGTGTTCAGTGGGGGCTGGTAGTGTTAATGTACAGTGTTCAGTGGGGGCTGGTAGTGTTAATGTACAGTGTTCAGTGGGGGCTGGTAGTGTTAATGTACAGTGTTCAGTGGGGGCTGGTAGTGTTAATGTACAGTGTTCAGTGGGGGCTGGTAGTGTTAATGTACAGTGATCAGTAGTAGCTGGTGGTGTTAATGTACAGTGTTCAGTAGTAGCTGGTGGTGTTAATGTACAGTGTTCAGTAGTAGCTGGTGGTGTTAATATACAGTGATCAGTAGTAGCTGGTGGTGTTAATGTACAGTGTTCAGTAGTAGCTGGTGGTGTTAATGTACAGTGTTCAGTAGTAGCTGGTGGTGTTAATGTACAGTGTTCAGTGGGGGCTGGTAGTGTCAATGTACAGTGATCAGTAGTAGCTGGTGGTGTTAATGTACAGTGATCAGTAGTAGCTGGTGGTGTTAATGTACAGTGTTCAGTAGTAGCTGGTGGTGTTAATGTACAGTGTTCAGTAGTAGCTGGTGGTGTTAATATACAGTGATCAGTAGTAGCTGGTGGTGTTAATGTACAGTGTTCAGTAGTAGCTGGTGGTGTTAATGTACAGTGTTCAGTAGTAGCTGGTGGTGTTAATGTACAGTGTTCAGTAGTAGCTGGTGGTGTTAATGTACAGTGTTCAGTGGGGGCTGGTGGTGTTAATGTACAGTGTTCAGTGGGGGCTGGTAGTGTCAATGTACAGTGTTCAGTAGTAGCTGGTGGTGTTAATGTACAGTGTTCAGTAGTAGCTGGTGGTGTTAATGTACAGTGTTCAGTAGTAGCTGGTGGTGTTAATGTACAGTGTTCAGTAGTAGCTGGTGGTGTTAATGTACAGTGTTCAGTGGGGGCTGGTAGTGTCAATGTACAGTGTTCAGTAGTAGCTGGTGGTGTTAATGTACAGTGTTCAGTGGGGGCTGGTAGTGTCAATGTGTAGCTCTTGAGGGTGTATCTGCGTTCTTCCAGACGTGTATGGAGCGGCTGGGTCGTCGCGGGCgtgtggaggagaagggggtggagCTGGACTACCTGGAGGGACTTCACGCCCAGCATGAGAGGTGGCTCCTGGACAAAACCACCAGGTGAGTCCTGTCACCTGACATGCCAACGCTGAGCCACTGTCAACCACCGCACAGGAACCTCCCATCCAATCATCACGCTCTGTTTGTGGAGCTCTTTTTTACGAGCAGAGGGCTTCGCCTACGCCCCCAGAACTGAGCCTAAACTAAACAAATCCCTCAACTAAAACCCGACTTTAAAAAACAGGGCAAGTTGAACCTAGTCTTTAGGATCCATGGTGATGATCTGTGATGTTTAGTTTGGCTCTGTCTCTGCAGGCTGCACTTTGATTGGTTGACGAAGGTGCCTGTCTTGGTGATCGACGCGAGCGTCGAGTTTGAGTCGGACCCTGAAGTACGCGCCAAACTCGTCTCACAGGTACGCTGGCCGTTTTGGCCCCATTTTGACCCGCACTCGAAAAAGCTTCCCAACGTTTTCCCTCGTCTGTGCAATGTGCATGTCGTACCACGTTCCACCACACAGTGGCACACTTCCAACACTCCTGCAACGAACCAAAACACAAGTGTCATAGATCTTCTGCTTATCATTTCCACGTGAAAACTGTGAACTACATTTATATCTTATAGAAACTATGCTATGATCTATCTTCCACTTTTATGACATCTGGGacttgtgtgtgtcatgtgttctGTATTGAAATGAGTCGTAGATTAGTTTTTGATGGTGTTGATGACACAGACCCTGTTATCACTTCCCTTCCACAGGTTAAAGACTTCTTCAGTGGATTATAAGAAGCTGCCACAGAGATTGTTTTAAATCAAGAAGTTAACCTTTGAACCTCAATAACTGAAACACACTCACCGATGGATCTTGTTACAAAGCTGTTTATTCCAAGTAGTTTTAATGACTTGTCAATTATTTACGAGGTGCTATATGTATCTAAACAGGAGAACAGTTTAGTTTCACTCTAATTAAATCTGAACTTTTTACAGGGTAGCCTAGCAACCCATTCTTGTAAGGCACCGCCCATTAGAGTCCCTCAGACTTCATAAAGGATTAAGCTATGGCGTTTACAGTGGCATCAAATATGGAAAAGTTCAATTCCAGCGTTTAGGTATTTCGTGTTTTGTATGTTTCAGTCCCAGATTAGATGGAATTGAAAGTGAATTGTCAGTTATCCGTTGTGCGGTACATCTGAGGACCAAACTGACCAGGATATGCCAGCACCAACATATTGAAGAAAAGAGCAACATACCAAACTCTTCCAAACTGTGAATACATGTGAAGTTCTCAAATATAATGACTCATCTTTTAAAAATCGTATTCTGTAGCCTAATGTATCAACAGAATGTAACAATTTTACTACTTCCTTGTAAATTACAATGTTGTTTAGCTTTACTTGTACTTGTATTAAGGCATTTACCTTGCTTGATATTGGATTTATTTATTGAAGAACCTCACCCTAGAAATGTTTATCTGATCGCTGTTAGATATGACCTGTAGTTGTTGTGATGTGACCTTTGAACTTCTGCTACTTCTGGGTCTCAATTTacattttggaaaaaaaaataaaaaatctcaTCTATAGGATTCATGTCTCGTATATCCCTTTTTGATTTCACTGTCAATCGAAAAGGTTTCAACAAACGTTATTGTTTTTCAATGTTTTTACAAAGGCGTGAAGGAGATGTGGCATATGCACCTCAAACAGAGAGTGGGCCCCTATGAATACTAATGCCTGGATCATTTCATAGAACAATGACCTTGGATCAGTGCatttcccctccacacccccatcTCTCTGATGTGCATGGGGGATCTGAGGACTGGTAACGGCAGGGTCATCAAAGGGCAGCTGTCCACTATAAAAGCTGTGTCTGGCGGTCAGACTGCTCAAAGCATCAGTACACACCAGGACCAGCTGGGCGAAGCAGGCTTGTGTCTCACATTTTCAAGCGAAGCCTAACTTTACGGAAAGACGTTACGGGTGACCGATCGCTGTTACAAAGGATGGGAAGTTTTGCACAATGGGTTCTTTGCGCGTGCTTTTTCTGCTTCTCCCGGCTTGTCAGCCCGATGCACGAGAGGCACGAGCCTCGGTTTCATAAGAGCCTGAACAATTCAGAGTCTGGACACGTGAGCACAGCTTTCCATCCTAACAGGTACCCGCTCTATATGATGCAGTTGTACCGCTCCTTCAAAACTTCGGGTTCTCCACAGTCCCTGGCTGTCAAGCCCGTGAGCGCACACAGTGACAGGTCCACTCTACGCGATTCTGACTCCGTACTCAGTCTTATTGCAAAAGGTAAGCTATCTATTCGCTATTTCTAACATTTCGGTTACAAATGAGGTTAATGGGTCTTCAAGTTTGCAAACAGTATGCACGTAGGTTATAGCCTAGGCGTCATATGTCATTTAACGCCTTTGTTTTCCTTTTGACTTCCGGTGTTGTTCATAGTATTTCAAGTATTAGTTTTCAGGTATGGCTATTGCCGATTGACCTGTATTTCAAGCAAGGGGGTAGACAACCAGACGACTGGGTTCCCTGCCCTCTCCATCACTGCCACCCTTATCTGCGTTATCGGATCCTCCCTTTGTACAACCCACTAGTGTCAAAATGCTTATTCGACTTTAAAGGGTTTCTCCGTTttatgtgagtgggtgtgtgtatttgctccTCAGACGCCCTTAGCACGAGGGGGTTCAATACACATccggtcctcccctccctctctctccagcgttTTGGCTTTTTCTGACTACAACAGATTGGACGGATCTTTGAGGACTGCAGCGCGTAAAGTTTCTGCCAGCTGTCTCTTCAGTCACGTTATGTTGTTTAACGAGTTTCTTCTTTATTTCCAGGTTGCCATCAAGTGGAAAATAAATGGACCGTTACCTTTGACatgtcctccatctccaccgCAGACGACATACAGCTGTCCGAACTTCGGATCAGACTACCGGCTTTTTCCGCCTCCAAACGCGTCACCGTAGACATTTATCACTCTGGCAAGCAGGACTGTGAACCGAGGAGCGCTCCATGCCCGGAGGAGCAGGACTGTGAACCGAGGAGCGCTCCATGCCCGGAGGAGAAGCTGCTCCTGGGGAGTTTTGGAGCGTCCCCCGGTGATGCGAAGTCCACCTGGAAGGTATTCAACGTCACCGCCTTATTAAAGTACTGGCTGCACCAGGGAGACACGCTGGCGAGGTCTGAGGCGACAGTGAAGGAT
This is a stretch of genomic DNA from Hypomesus transpacificus isolate Combined female unplaced genomic scaffold, fHypTra1 scaffold_42, whole genome shotgun sequence. It encodes these proteins:
- the tcn2 gene encoding transcobalamin-2 gives rise to the protein MYVLYILCGLLALASSKPCETAESDHSELLQSLNKKLLRSLEDKVALPNPSVHLALRLSTHHNLDKENRHLNALKTRLHDDIQSSLSRGQAVSGRLALYVLALKASCYDLNSLTFTLNQKSETLLTHLKRQMEQEKEHIAFSHRPLTTYYQYSLGVLGLCVSGVRVNAHVSNKLIKAVEHGHIKNGDLDCIDSLAMAGMALQCVKNAGQPGQASLDQALATIKDKLLTSRRADGHIGNKYSTGLAVQALLAMGSQVDECAASMTAMRSDAQGGTYSNPMAVSQTLPALQRTSYLQLKDKQCRDEDGSLVLEPRDPVVVLPRRAQVGLQVEVVKSNGAAAVFQVDVPTGSSLLDALELLQQKNKDFTFKKEHSLWGPFLSAVNKENARQTDRRYWQLSSDGAALSHGIVDFKIEKAQHITIRNAVY
- the spaw gene encoding southpaw, with the protein product MGSFAQWVLCACFFCFSRLVSPMHERHEPRFHKSLNNSESGHVSTAFHPNRYPLYMMQLYRSFKTSGSPQSLAVKPVSAHSDRSTLRDSDSVLSLIAKGCHQVENKWTVTFDMSSISTADDIQLSELRIRLPAFSASKRVTVDIYHSGKQDCEPRSAPCPEEQDCEPRSAPCPEEKLLLGSFGASPGDAKSTWKVFNVTALLKYWLHQGDTLARSEATVKDMMEAEHGSGVEEDREVVGMPRRGHMGERHSKRHLTTDRVMMVIFSKHNLHQDGHNVSTLIHTVERSKYVTMDRVSGGPNGRRHKRNRMERVRLGGVIAATASPSEAVQRLLCRKVDMWVDFEQIGWNEWIVYPKRYNAFRCEGECPTPVDESFQPTNHAYMQSLLRLYHPERVSCPSCVPTRLSPLSMLYYENDDVVLRHHEDMIVEECGCH
- the dguok gene encoding deoxyguanosine kinase, mitochondrial isoform X1; the protein is MVVAMLSKYRCLLLSATAKRFIGSEHRRILSSTMARWATKCSLSSLTSQVKRVSIEGNIAVGKSTFARLLQAAKPDWEVVSEPISKWQAIESSSSQQSDPASQPSVSNLLDMMYQDPKRWSYTFQTFSCMTRLRTQLQPPPARLLSSQDAPVQVFERSVYSDRYIFALNMLELGCINATEWAVYQDWHSFLVEQFGNQVELEGVIYLRAPPQTCMERLGRRGRVEEKGVELDYLEGLHAQHERWLLDKTTRLHFDWLTKVPVLVIDASVEFESDPEVRAKLVSQVKDFFSGL
- the dguok gene encoding deoxyguanosine kinase, mitochondrial isoform X2, with amino-acid sequence MVVAMLSKYRCLLLSATAKRFIGSEHRRILSSTMARWATKCSLSSLTSQVKRVSIEGNIAVGKSTFARLLQAAKPDWEVVSEPISKWQAIESSSSQSDPASQPSVSNLLDMMYQDPKRWSYTFQTFSCMTRLRTQLQPPPARLLSSQDAPVQVFERSVYSDRYIFALNMLELGCINATEWAVYQDWHSFLVEQFGNQVELEGVIYLRAPPQTCMERLGRRGRVEEKGVELDYLEGLHAQHERWLLDKTTRLHFDWLTKVPVLVIDASVEFESDPEVRAKLVSQVKDFFSGL